Part of the Taeniopygia guttata chromosome 30, bTaeGut7.mat, whole genome shotgun sequence genome is shown below.
CTGGGGGAGTCCTCAAGGGTCTGGGGGCGTTCCCCAAGAATCTGGGGGTTCCCAGGGATTCGGGGGGGTTCCCCAGGAATCTGGGGGGTTCCCCAGGGATTAAGGGGGGGTCCCCCAGGTTTCCAGGGGGGGTTCCCCAGGTTTCCAGGGGGGTCCCCAAGGATCTGGGGGGGTTCCTCAGGGATCCAGGGCGGTTCCCCAGGAATCGAGGGGGGTCCCTCAGGGACTCAGGGGGGCTCCCCAGAGATCAGGGGGGCTCCCCAGAGATCGGGGGGGGTTCTCCAGGAatcaggggtgtccccaggaaTCGGGGGGCTCCCCAGAGATCGGGGGTCCCCCCTCAGCCCAGGGTGATCCCCACGGACTCCAGCGCCTCCCGAGCCCAGGCGGGgggccccccgcgccccccgtaCATGGCGGCCATGAACTCCCGCACGAACTCGGGGAAGCGCTGCCGCAGGATGCTGTCCCGGATGGAGCCCATCAGCTTCATCTGGAATTGGGGGGTGGGCCGGGGTTAGAGGGGTGCGGggacccccgagcccccccccagagcccccagagcccccccagcccaccTGGTAGGCGACGTTGTGCAGCGTGAGCAGGTGCAGCGCCGCCGTGTTGCAGCGCAGCAGCGCGTGCAGGTACGCCCGGGAATGCCtgagatggggggggggggggaaatgagggatttggggggtcagcCCCGCTTTGGggaccccccagaccctccccagagccccccgcCCACCTCTGGCACGTGGGGCAGCCGCAGTCGGCGTCGATGGGCCGGAAATCTTTGGcgaatttctgatttttcagctGCAGGGACCCCCAGGGCACCAGGGCGGAACCGAAACGCTGCCGTGGGGGGGGTGGGCGGGTTATGGGGGTCTCCCCCAGcccggggaggggtccccaaaccccccaaagccccccggGCCCCCCTTACCGCGGTGCGGGTGGGGAAGACGCAGTCGAACATGTCGCAGCCCAGCGCGACGCAGACCACCAGGTCGGTGGCGTAGctgggggggaattgggggtgACTTTGGGGGTCCCCGCCGGCtccgggggggtttgggggaccCCCAGACTCACCCCACGCCCATCAGGTAGCGGGGCTTGTCCCGGGGCAGGTGCTCGGTGCAGAGCTTCACCGCGCGCCAGAACCGCGCCTTGGCCTCGCCGCCGCTCAGGCCCCCGATGGCGAAACCCGACACGGCGCGCTGGGTCATGGCTGGGGGGGGGTCTGAATtacctgggacccccccagggacacccccgggacccccaaatcacccgggaccccccagggacccccccgggacccccgaatcacctgggacctcccccccgggacccccgaatcacccctgggaccccctgggacccccgaATCACCCGGGacaccccccgggacccccaaacggCCTctgagccccccgggacccctctgggacacccccgggacccccaaatcacccctgagccccccgggacctccccagggacccccccaaatcacccctgagttccccctgagccccccaggacacccctgggactCCCACCCAGACCCCCAAAtcacccctgagccccccaggacacccccccCAGGATCCCCAAATTGCCCTcgagccccccaggacccccaaatcacccccgggacccccaaatcatCCCTGAGCCCCCCCCAGACTATCGGAGCTCCCCCAcgacccccagagcccctcccAAGCAGGAATGAGGGtgaggaggagggtgaggaaggcCCAGGGGTGAGGATGAGGGTGATGAGGAGGACGAGGGTGAGGAAGGCCCaaggtgaggatgaggatggcgaggatgaggagggtgaggaaggccggggtgaggatgaggaagatgagggTGAGGAAGGCCCgaggtgaggatgaggaggatgagggtgaggatgaggatgaggagggtgaggaaggcTGACCTCGCAGGCAGCGCAGGCGCAGCTCGGGCTCGGTGCCCCCCTGCACGATGGCGAAGAGCCGCTGCTGCTGCGGGCGGGCGTGGGCGGCCACGCAGCGATCCAGCCAGCGCACCGACCTGGGCACGGAACCGGGGGGTACCGGGGGGTACCGGGGGGTaccggggctgggagggggctactggggctggggggtgttACCGGGGACTACCGGGGGGCTACCAGGGGGCTACCGGGGCTGAGGGGGGGCTACCAGGGGCCTGGGCAGGTCCCAGAAGGGGCTGGGGGGTCTTAGGAAGGTCCCatgaggggctggaggggtcCTGGACTGGTGTTAGGGGGGTCCCAGGAGCAgttgggggggtcctgggggatcCAGAGGGGTCCCAGGAGGATCCAGAGGGTCTCAGGGTGGTCTTGGGGTGTcttggggggggtctcaggagGATCCAGAGGGTCTcaggggggtcccaggaggATCGAGAGGGTTCCAGGGGGATCCAGAGGGGTCCCAGGAGGATCCAGGGGGTCTCAGGGTGGTCTTGGGGTGTcttggggggtcccaggaggaTCCAGAGGGTCTCAAGGTGCTCTCAGGGGGGTCTTGGGGTGTcttggggggtcccagaggggtcTCGGGGGGTTCCAGGAGGACCCAGAGGGTCTCAGGGTGGTCTTGGGGTGTCTCAGAGGTGTCTCAGGGTGGTCtcggggggtcccagagggtcTCGGGGTGGTTTCAGGGAGATCTGAGGGTGTCTTGGGGTCTCAGGAGGACCCAGAGGGTCTCAGGGTGGTGTTGGGGAGTCCCAGAGGGTCCCAGGAGGGTCtcagggtggttttggggggtcccagggggtctcGGGGGTCTCAGGGTGGTCccagggggtcccaggggtcccgggggtccccaccTGAGCATGGCCTCCTCGAGGCGCGGGCCCGTGGTGGTGCTGCTCACGACGTCGTCCAGCTGCATGACGATATCGGCGCCTGGGGGGCGCGGGGGTCACCCCCATgctgccgccccctccccgcggCTCCGGGGGTCCCCCCGGCGCTCACCCAGCGCGTTCTGGATCTCCATGGCCCTCTCGGGGCTCAGCAGGACGGGGTCCCCGCCGTGGGGGGGCTGGAAGAGAACCCCCTCCTCCGACACCTCCGACAGCTCCAGCAGCGAGACCATCTGGAACCCCCCGCTGTCCTGGGGGCACCCCGAAAATGGGGCTTGGGGGgcgccccgggacccccagggacccctcagggacccccgggacccccaggaacccctcgggacccccgggacccccagggacccctcgggacacccagggacccccgggacccctcaggaacccccgggacaccccagGACATCCCCGGAACCCCTCGGGACCACCGGGAACCCCCTCAGGAACCCCTCGGGACCACCCCGGGAacccccccgagaccccccagGATCCCCAGGACACCCTTGGGACCACCAGGACCACCCCAGAACTCCCTCAGGACCCCCGGGACCACCCCACGACACCCCCCGGGACatctgggacacccccagaccaccccagggacccccacgAACCACTCAGGACACCCCGggaaccccccgggacccctcggGACACCCCAAGacccccaggaaccccccggGAACCCCTCAGGACacgccgggacccccgggacccccccgggatTTGGGACCGGGGGGTGCCAGAATCCCCCCAAGAGGCTCGGGGGGTCCCCTCCCAACCGGGGGGTCCCGGCCCGTGAAtttggggagctctgggggCGCCCCCTCCCAAATCCGGGGCGCCGCTCACCGTCAGCAGGTTGTGGGGCCAGTCCATGAAGCCGTGCAGGCCCCCGGAGCGCCGGACGAGCTCCGGTCCCTGCGGGGAGAGCGGAGCtggagcggcaccgggagcggcggAACCGGGCGGGATCCCCCGGGAACGCTCCGGGAACCGAGCGGGATCCCCCGGGAACCGAGCGGGATCACCCGGGAACGCCCCGGGAACCGAAGGATCCCCCGGGAACCGAGCGGGGTCCCCCGGGAATGTCCCGGGAGCAGCGGGGGCCGCGCGGGATCCCCCGGAGCAGCGGAACCGAGCGGGAATCCCGCCGGGATCCTGCCAGGGGAGCGGCCTCAGCCGGAATTGGGGATCGGAGCTCGCGTCGGGAGGCACACGGGGCGGGCAGGAGCCGCCGCTCACCGGCCGCGTGCCCAGGTGGAAGGTGTTGCCCAGGCAGATGCGGCAGCCCAGCGCCGCCAGCTGCGCCGCCGTCAGGCCCTTGGCGGTGCCGCGGGTGCCCACGGGCATGAAGACGGGGCAGGGCACGGTGCCGTGCGGCAGCCGCAGCTCCCCGGCCCGGGCGCGGCTCCGGCCGCACTCGGCCACGATCCGCAGCaccggcggcggccccgccgcgggcgcCGCCATCTTCGCCGCGCCTCGCCGGAAGAGAAGGCGGCGGCGCCGGAAGTGACCGTTACCACGGCAACGCGGCGGCCATGTTGGGCCTGGTTGGGATGGCGAACGGGCCGAGCCCGGAGCCGCCCCGAGACCCCCCCAAACACCGAGCGGGCAGGCAGCGGAGCCGAGTCCTGCTGATTCTGCTCCCTGGGGGATCCAGCCCCGGGGTTTCGCTTCGGGACTGCCGTTCTCGTGACGCGCGACGGTCACGGGAGCGCGGCGGAACACCGGAGCAGCCCATAGGGAGAAGGGCTCGCTGAGTGATGGTGACCCGCTGCGAGAGGGTTTGCTGTTCCCTAAGGCGCCTCTCTCGGCGGCATTGGCCCGCTCGGAGCAGCGGGAGCGCGGTTTAACGGAAGGGAGGGCGGGCACGGAGAGCAGGGCGGGCTCCCGGTGCTGCGCTCCCGAGGGAAGCTCCGTCCGCCGCTTCAATGGCGGAACCGCTGAGGGGCGGGACCGCCTCAGCTGACACAGCAGCGCCACCTCCCATTGGCTGTGAGCGATGAGCGACGGCCCAGCGACCAATAGAGAACGGGCTTGTCTTTTCAGTTCGGCCCTTTCAGATGATTGGCAGCTCTCTGCCCCACTCCGCTCTGCGCGCTGCGGTGATGGGCAGCCCAGCCGGCCAATGGCGGCGCGCGcagcgggcgcggggcgggcccggcggTGCCGGATGAGCAGACTCTGAGGGGAAGTttggccgccgccgccgccgcgggcccCGTGAgggaggagccgccgccgccgccgccgcgagCGCGGGCCCGGCACCGCCATGGGCAACCGGGGCATGGAGGAGCTCATCCCGCTGGTCAACAAGCTGCAAGACGCCTTCAGCTCCATCGGGCAGAGCTGCCACCTCGACCTGCCGCAGATCGCCGTGGTGGGCGGGCAGAGCGCCGGCAAGAGCTCGGTGCTGGAGAACTTCGTGGGCCGgtgagcggcggcggcggcggcagcggcggcaccGGGCGGAGGCGCGTTCGGGAATAGCGGCGGCGGAAGGgcgcggccggcggggccggggccgcgctgcgccaGCGGCGCACGGGCCGCGCAAACGGCGCAAGGGCCGGGggggaacgggaccgggaacGGAACGGGGCGGGGAACGGGAACTGGGAACGGAGCCGGGGcggggaacgggaacgggaccgggactgggaacggagcggggccgggaccgggaacgggaccgggactgggaacggagcggggccgggaccgggaacgggaccgggaccgggaacggagcggggaacgggaccgggaacggagcggggccggggcggggaacggagcggggccggggcggggaacgggaccgggacTGGGAACGGAGCGGGGCTAGGGCggggaacgggaccgggaacgggaacgggactgggaacgggaccgggaccgggaacggagcggtgccggggcggggaacgggaccgggaacgggaccgggacTGGGAACGGGACTGGGaacggagcggggccggggcggggaacgggaccgggactgggaacggagcggggccggggcggggaacgggaccgggaccggggcGGGGAATGGGACCGGGGCggggaacgggaccgggaacTGGACCCGaacggggccggggcggggaacgggaccgggaacGGGGCCGAAGCAGGGCTGGGACGGCGGCGAGGCCGGGACGGGGAACGGGACCCGAGCGGGGCCGGAAcggggaacgggaacgggaccGGGTGGGGGCCGCGCAAACGGCGCAAGGGCCGGAAcggggaacgggaacggggaaCCGGGAGCGGCTCGGTGAGGGCCCCCGGGTCTCGGGGGAACCGGGAGCGGCTCGGTGCGGGCCCGCGGGGCTCGGAGGAACCGGGAGCTGTCGGTGCGGCCTTTGGGGGATTCGGGTCAGGGCGGTCAGTGCGATCGGTCAGGGCAGCGGGGCTTGAGCGGTTCCGAAAGGATTCGGGGGGTTCCCGGTTGTGGCTGCGGGGTGGCGGCTCCGTTCGTTCACGGTGCCTTGGCGGCCCGGGATTCCTCCCcgccatcatcatcatcaccaccaTCGCCATCCCGGCCGTGGGGCTGCGCCCCGGAGATAGCAGCGGTGCTGGGGTGGGCCCGGGAGCCGAGCGTGGCCGCCCCGATAACGGGGATAACGGGGAGCAGAGGTCAGCGCCCTCCCGGTAAGGCGAGGGGGTCACACAAACCGAGCCCGGCCCTCGTCAGCATCAGCTGCTCGCCGGTTCCCGCGGGGCGGTTCCTGCCGCTGCTCCGTcctcccgggccggggctgccgctTCCCGAAGCGCCCGGGACACCGGCAGAAGCGTCCTTGCCGTGATGTGCTTCCCTCCCGGCCCGTCCCGCTCTCCCCTCAACCTCTGcgctcccaaaattcccacccGCGTGTTTTTCCCGCTGGTTCTGACAGCTCTTCCTCGTGGAAATGCCCCACTGGGGCTTTCTCCGCTGGATCCTCCCTCCCATTCCTGTGGGGCTTTCCAGGTGGATCCGAGTCCGGGCTGGGATCCATCCCTTTCCCTCTATCCCGGTGCAattcccagcctggctttgggctTTGGGCTTTTCCAGCAGCAACCGTGGTGGGAACTGTGGAGTTATTCCCCATGctgaattcctgggaattctggcaGTGGAGTTATTCCCCATGCTggattcctgggaattctggcGGTGGAGTTATTCCCCGTGCTGAATTCGGTGGAGTTATTCCCCATGctgaattcctgggaattctggcaGTGGAGTTATTCCCCGTGctgaattcctgggaattctggcaGTGGAGTTATTCCCCATGCTGAATTCGGTGGAGTTATTCCCCATGctgaattcctgggaattctggcaGTGGAGTTATTCCCCGTGCTggattcctgggaattctggcaGCCTTTAATTACAGCGCTGCTGGAAAACCATCCCTGGTAATTAAACCCCTTTGTGTCCATCCGGGGAATCCTTGCCCACCTCGTCCTGCAGCTTGTGCTAATTAGGGTTAATTACACCCCAGGGGTGTCCTTGGGAAGGTGAGGATGGTGAGGAATGCTGACCTGACCGTTGCCATCCCGGCTTTTAGGATGAACAGGGGCcgggttgttttttttcttccctggatcaggaattccagctgggatgagccgggccggggcctCGGGGCTGTTCCGATTGTCCCATGATCTGCATGGATCCATCGGATCCATCGAGCCAGGCTCGGAAACTGCCCGTGGGGGGTTGCTCCTCTTGATCTTTGCGGCTGTGGGAGCTTTACCTCAGTTTTTCCAGCCAGTGGGAAGCCCTGGATCCATGCTGGGAGGTTCTGGATCCGTGCTGGGAAGCCGTGGTGCTGTTTCTGTGGGGTTTGTACCCCCAAAATGCTTAGGGAGGTGCCCAGAATCCCTTGGAGGGACCTGGAATTGGGCTGGGATCTCTCTAAATCCATGATTTAGCCTAACTGGGCTGGATTTTCTCCACGGGGAAGGGCCTGGCCTGCCTGGGACATCCGGGGGGGGATTGGGATTGGCGTGAGGGGCCCGGAGCGCCTCAGTGCCGGGATTTAGTGGGAGGGAAGGACCCAGGATTGTCACTGGGATTCTTTGGAGCCTTGTTCCCAAATCCCGGCGTGTCCCAGCCCTTCCCGGAGCTGTCTCTGGCCTGGGGGACAATGGAGCCGTTGTCCCCCGGGGGTGGGGACAGTCCCGAGGGATCCTGACCTCAATGGGGCATTATGAGCCCTTGTGCCCGAGGGAAGGCCGGGTCCTCCTCGGGAGTGCCCCCGAAACGCCTCGGGGATCCCAAAGTGGGGCTAAGCcccggggtttggggtcaggggggtttggggtcagggggaGAGCTGAATCCCACGGGAACGGGATGAGGGCAGTGACCCATCCCGAGGGATTGGCCAGGAGGGTCCCCAGGTCCGGTGGGGCTGGAGGTGTCCAGAGATAAATCCGTGGGATTTGCCTGGGTGGAGTGGGTTTGGTGGGAGCGATGGGCAGAGGAATCCAGGGAATTCCGTTAGGAATGGCAAGGGAATGGTTGGAGCCAGGTGAAGCTGGGGTTAGAAACGTGCAAACGAGCTCAGGTGTTTCCCCAGCAGTTTTCCTGGCACTGGGATGTTCCCACCGCACTTCTCCACCCTGAGACCTTTGTCCCTTTGTCCCTTTGTCCCTTTGCTGGCCCTGGTCACACCTGGCCCAGGTGGGAGGCAGCAGGATCCGGGCAGGTGACGTCCCGGGGCTGCCTCGCACGTCACGGCGGGGCTCGGATCCTGCCCAGCCGGACACGGGGACGGCCGGGGCCGGGTGGCACCTGGCAGCCGTGTCCTTCCCGCAGTCCCCTCCTCGTCCTCTGCGTCAGGGACTGCCGGCGATGGAGCCGGGAATCCCGGGGGGCTGGGGCGGGGAGAGCAGCTCCATTCCTCTGGGAtcggggctgggagctgggcagatTCCCTCAGGatcagggctggggcaggggagagcCCCTCCATTCCTTTGGGATTGGGGCTGGGGCGGGGAGAGCCCCTCCGTTCCTCTGGGAtcggggctgggagctggggatcACCTTGATTCCCTCAGGatcagggctggggcagggagagcacCTCCATTCCTCTGGGATccgggctgggagctggggatcACCTCGATTCCCTCAGGATCAGGAGAGCACCTCCATTCCCCTGGGAtcggggctgggagctgtggagaTTCCCCCAGGatcagggctggggcagggagagcccctCCATTCCCCTGGCATCAGGAGATCTCAATTCCCTTGGGattggggctgggacagggagatCACCTTGATTCCCTCAGGATCAGGAGAGCCCCTCCGTTCCTCTGGGAtcggggctgggagctggggatcACCTTGATTCCCTCAGGATCAGGgttggggcagggagagcccctCCATTCCCCTGGGATCGGGGCTGGGATCAGGACACCACCTCCATTCCCCGGGATCAGGactggcaggagggagcagcgGCTCCAGAGTCGTTTGGACCCCACTTTGTGCGAAGCACCCTGAGCCCAACATTCCTGTCGGGATCGACATTCCCGCTGGGCTCAGCGGGGGCAGTCGGGGTCTCCCGGGGGTAATTCCACCTTTTCCCACCGCGGGAGCtgcccggggctgtcccggggctgtccccagagctgtcccggggctgtcccggggctgtccccagagctgtcccGGGCTCCACCCGGACCTGTCCTCCCGGTTGGGCAGGAAGTAATTTCCGAGCTGTCACCCCGGCTCCGGGTCAGGTCCAGGGAAGGCTCCGGTGCGGTGTCGGGGTGACGCAGTCGGGATGACACGGTCGGGGTGACACCGTCGGggtgttgttgttgttggcACCGCCGTGACGTCCAGGCTGGGCAGTTATCgctccccattcccagcaggtGCTTCCCTGTCCCATTTCCTGCTCGGGAAAGGGGtggtgacagccccagcccaAAGTTGCCATTGGAGCACCGTGTTTTCCAGGCAGGATTCTCCCAGAAAACCTCCCCAGAAGGAATTCTGTGGGAAtttcctgctttccctggggATCTGCACTCACGGGAGTGTCCTGTTGTCGCCCCTAGGACAGCAGGGATTGATCCCGTGCGTTCCCAAACCCTTCCTGGTGCcttccagtccctcccagggctctccagtgctgcaggaatcAATAGGAATTAATTCATTTATTGACCCATCCTTTCATCCCTTCCAGGGATTTCCTTCCCCGTGGCTCTGGGATTGTCACTCGCCGGCCTCTCATCCTGCAGCTCATCTTCTCCAAGACGGGTACGGGGCTGGGAAAGCAGGGCAGAGTTCCCGTGCAGCCGTGGGGTTTGGCACTCAGCAGCGCTCCCACACCTGCATCCCGCTGCCCCTCCTTCCCACATTGCCCTGGGAATTATCGCGGAGGAATGCGGGGGAGAGCTCGGGAATGGCCTGGGAATGCCGGGGAAAGCCAGGGAACGCTGAGCTGCCCATGGGGGTGACTCGTTTGCCCAGCCAGGTTTCCTTGGCTGCCATCAGCCATCCCGATATCCGGGCAGAATTCCTTTGCCCCCTTCACCTTGACCAGCCGGGCTCTTCTCCtgccaaaaaaataataaaaatccatGGATTTGGGTgaatcccagagctgctggtgacCTCCTGGAGCTGAGGGAGGCTTGGGAAGAGCTGGCCTCGGGGCGATGGGGGGGTTGATGAGGGCTGAGGGGTGAGattccagccctggcagggctgggagggcagggcagcGCCGAGGTTTCCGCTCTGCCCACACcgaggcagggaggaaggaagtTGCACCATCGCAGCTGCCGCGGCGcggccccagagctgctgaaatcCTTTTCCTGGGGCAGATTGGGTTCCAGGGGAGCTCCTGGgtgtcctgcagcccctcctgggtgtcctgcagcccctcctgggtgtcctgcagcccctcctgggtgtcctgcagcccctctcggtgtcctgcagcccctcctgggtgttctgcagcccctcctgggtgtcctgcagcccctcctgggtgtcctgcagcccctcttggtgtcctgcagcccctcctgggtgtcctgcagcccctcatgggtgtcatgcagcccctcctcgtgtcctgcagcccctcctgggtgtcctgcagccccttccccacaTTCCCCACgcatccatccccatccccctACCCCGCTGGGTCCCCACCGCCCCGAGCACTCCCTGTTTTTGACCTTCCCAATCCCTCCCAGAGTATGCCGAGTTCCTGCACTGCAAATCCAAGAAGTTCACGGATTTCGATGAGGTCCGGCAGGAGATCGAGGCCGAGACCGACCGGGTGACGGGCACCAACAAGGGCATCTCCCCGGTGCCCATCAACCTGCGCGTGTACTCGCCTCACGGTGAGGGGAAATCCCGAAAACGGGGAGAACCTGGGGGTTATGGGGCCGTGCAGGAGCGAATCCTTCGGGAAtccagctccagagggagaGCTGGGCACTGATCCCCCTCTTCACCCCAtccgtgtccccccagtgcTGAACCTGACCCTGATCGACCTGCCGGGGATCACCAAGGTGCCGGTGGGGGATCAGCCGCAGGACATCGAGTTCCAGATCCGGGACATGATCCTGCAGTTCATCAGCCGGGAGAGCAGCCTCATCCTGGCCGTCACGCCGGCCAACATGGACCTGGCCAACTCGGACGCGCTCAAGATGGCCAAGGAAGTGGATCCGCAGGGTAACGGGACGGGGATCGCCCCGGGCAGCGGCTTTGGGGCTGCGGGGGTGTCTCTGCCTTCCTCATCCTCTTGGGCTGCTCTGCATTCCCTGGGATCCCTGCTGCGTCTGGCTGGGATTAACCGGGATCGACCCTCGGCTCCGCAGGCCTGCGGACCATCGGGGTCATCACCAAGCTGGACCTGATGGACGAAGGCACCGACGCCCGGGACGTGCTGGAGAACAAACTGCTGCCCCTGCGGAGAGGTGCGGCCGGGCCCGGGTCCCTGcgggtccctgtgtccccctcgGGTCACTCTgtgtgtcccccgtgtccccctcgGGTCACTCCgtgtgtcccccgtgtccccctcgGGTCACTctgtgtgtcccctgtgtcccatGTCCCCCTCGGGTCACTCTGTGTGTCCCCCTTGGGTCACTCCgtgtgtcccccgtgtccccctcgGGTCACTCCgtgtgtcccccgtgtccccctcgGGTCACTCTGTGTGTCCCCCTCGGGTCGCTCCGTGTGTCCCCCTCAGGTCACTCCATGtcccctgccctgtgtccctccctggctctcccagtgcccccagtgccccccatgtccccagtgccccccatacccccattgtccccagtgccccccatatccccagtgccccccatacCCCCAtatccccagtgcccccatatccccagtgccccccatatccccagtgccccccagtgtccccagtgccccccagtgtccccagtgccccccatacccccagtgtccctcatatccccagtgtccccaatgtcccccataTCCTCAGTGCCCCCCAtacccccagtgccccccagtgtccccggtGCCCCCCATACCCCCAttgcccccagtgtcccccatacccccagtgccccccagtgccccccatatccccagtgccccccgtgtcccagtgcccccagtgccccccatgtccccagtgccccccatgtccccagt
Proteins encoded:
- the QTRT1 gene encoding queuine tRNA-ribosyltransferase catalytic subunit 1 gives rise to the protein MAVPGPRSRRRRRRLLPHGARGGGGGQTSPQSLLIRHRRARPAPAARAAIGRLGCPSPQRAERSGAESCQSSERAELKRQARSLLVAGPSLIAHSQWEVALLCQLRRSRPSAVPPLKRRTELPSGAQHREPALLSVPALPSVKPRSRCSERANAAERGALGNSKPSRSGSPSLSEPFSLWAAPVFRRAPVTVARHENGKRSLPAPPPSLPARRGEDGGARGGAAAGAADRGRVRPEPRPGRGAAAAARHRALPRLHARGHPRHRQGPDGGAAGGAGLPHLPGQHLPPGHAAGTGARPALRGPARLHGLAPQPADGQRGVPDGLAAGAVGGVGGGGSLPAPPRRGPRPAEPREGHGDPERAGRRYRHAAGRRREQHHHGPAPRGGHAQVGALAGSLRGRPRPPAAAAALRHRAGGHRARAAPALPASYATDLVVCVALGCDMFDCVFPTRTARFGSALVPWGSLQLKNQKFAKDFRPIDADCGCPTCQRHSRAYLHALLRCNTAALHLLTLHNVAYQMKLMGSIRDSILRQRFPEFVREFMAAMYGGRGGPPAWAREALESVGITLG